A section of the Bacillus pumilus genome encodes:
- a CDS encoding aldehyde dehydrogenase family protein: MSSTTLQISSKLESFLQGTKKLYINGQFVTSHDNKTFSTPNPATGETLIDVYEAGAKDIDEAVKAAKKAFHGPWRSMSAAERARFMFKLADLMEENQEELAQLETLDNGKPINETTNADIPLAIEHMRYYAGWTTKISGQTIPVSKGYFNYTRHEPVGVVGQIIPWNFPLLMAMWKMGAALATGCTIVLKPAEQTPLSALYLAELVDKAGFPEGVINIVPGFGETAGNALTDHPDVNKIAFTGSTSVGKLIMEKAAKSIKRVTLELGGKSPNIILPDADLKKAIPGALNGVMFNQGQVCCAGSRVFVHRSQYDEVVDQMAEYATSLKQGAGLHQDTQIGPLVSKEQHERVLGYIEKGKSEGATAVVGGDCPYEAGYFVSPTVFKDVEDDMTIAKEEIFGPVLSAIPYDSIEEVVERANQSDYGLAAGLWTENLKHAHDIAASLEAGTIWVNCYNVFDAASPFGGYKQSGLGREMGSYALNNYTEVKSVWINLQD, translated from the coding sequence CAAGGGACGAAAAAACTCTACATTAATGGCCAGTTTGTCACAAGTCACGATAACAAAACCTTTTCAACTCCTAACCCAGCCACAGGTGAAACCCTTATTGATGTATATGAAGCAGGTGCAAAAGACATTGATGAGGCAGTAAAAGCAGCCAAAAAAGCCTTTCATGGTCCTTGGCGCTCCATGTCTGCCGCCGAACGCGCCCGCTTCATGTTTAAGCTTGCTGATTTAATGGAAGAAAACCAAGAAGAGCTCGCGCAGCTTGAAACTCTAGATAACGGGAAGCCAATTAATGAAACAACCAATGCAGATATCCCTCTCGCAATCGAGCATATGCGCTATTATGCGGGCTGGACAACCAAAATAAGCGGACAAACCATTCCTGTCAGCAAAGGATACTTTAACTATACCCGTCATGAACCTGTTGGCGTTGTAGGACAAATCATTCCTTGGAACTTCCCGCTACTTATGGCCATGTGGAAAATGGGTGCGGCACTTGCGACTGGCTGCACCATCGTGTTAAAACCAGCAGAACAAACACCCCTCTCTGCGCTCTATTTAGCTGAATTAGTAGATAAAGCCGGCTTCCCAGAAGGTGTGATTAACATCGTTCCTGGATTTGGTGAAACAGCTGGGAACGCTTTAACCGATCACCCTGATGTAAACAAGATTGCCTTCACGGGGTCAACAAGTGTTGGGAAACTCATTATGGAGAAAGCTGCCAAATCCATTAAGAGAGTCACATTAGAACTTGGCGGAAAATCACCAAACATTATTTTGCCAGATGCCGATTTAAAGAAAGCCATTCCTGGTGCTTTAAATGGGGTTATGTTTAACCAAGGTCAAGTATGCTGTGCAGGTTCTAGGGTCTTTGTTCACCGGAGTCAATATGATGAGGTTGTTGATCAAATGGCTGAATATGCAACATCCCTCAAACAAGGAGCCGGTCTTCATCAAGATACACAAATCGGGCCTCTTGTCAGTAAAGAACAGCATGAGCGCGTGTTAGGCTATATTGAAAAAGGTAAATCAGAAGGTGCAACAGCTGTTGTCGGTGGCGATTGCCCTTATGAGGCTGGTTATTTTGTCTCCCCTACTGTTTTTAAAGATGTAGAAGATGATATGACCATCGCAAAAGAAGAAATCTTTGGACCTGTCCTATCTGCGATTCCTTACGATTCCATTGAAGAAGTGGTCGAAAGAGCCAACCAGTCTGACTATGGATTAGCCGCAGGACTTTGGACAGAAAACTTAAAGCATGCCCATGATATTGCTGCAAGCCTTGAAGCAGGCACGATTTGGGTCAACTGCTACAACGTCTTTGATGCTGCCTCCCCGTTTGGAGGATACAAGCAATCAGGTCTTGGCAGAGAAATGGGATCATACGCCCTTAACAACTATACAGAAGTCAAAAGTGTGTGGATTAACCTCCAAGACTAA